The sequence ATGACACCGCCCCACCCGATCCGTTTTTAAATAGCAAAACAGTAGTCGGTACATACTACTTATTGtgtcatacattatatatttgtgtatttatatataagtaaacgCGTGTAAGATATGTGTTTAAGACATTAAATTCTCGTCCAAATGTGCTACCGCAgcgactatataatatgtctgttacgaatattaatagaataatgcatataggtacaataataataataataaaaaaatacgattgCTCGATAGTTTGTACGCCGGAAATCGGCGTCAACTTGCAGCAATGCTGCACCCGGGCAGATGGTACCTAAATGAATTAATGACGACACAGATTTCGTAATCTatcgaaataaaaaattccGATCCATCCGCAGTGTTGCGGCAATCGTCATCAGCAGTccgtaaaatatgtacaaattatttacgCATTTTGAAACCAGATTTAGTCCGATCAGAATTTATCGATAATCATTGTGATTTCCAGTGATATCATCTgcagtgattatttttaaaatacgtgGATGACGATAAATGACTGTACCTAgacatggtatatatatatatatacataacaagtattaaatataatatgtatatatagtatatagtattacgGTATCGTTCGCTGTACTAATATTCTATTTGATATAAACTGGACTGTACGGACttgtatatacatacctatgttCAATACTATACTTTCGTTTTCTTCAAACTATACACGGCCAAGAGTGTCCGGAGAGGGGAAACAGAGGGGCCATTGTCCCCCTGGAATTTAATgcctgtatatataatttattataacacgcGTTTATCGCATAATGATACACCATAATATTACAGTGTTCATAATATagctcataaaatatatttctagaacaaaacatttttttaagtttataaataatcatttgtgataaaatgtttaatattgcaGCTCTGCAGTGTGAGATTTTATTCAGCGGTCCCGCTTTAACACATTACTAACGGCTTgtttatcatacattttgaaTGTACCCGCCTATAATATAcccattaaaaattgtaaacaacataatttttttaatcctaaCCATGTTTCCTACAACTCAATTGTTATGGTTAttggtttgtttttaattttcaacgaaGGTAGACGTTTCGAAAACGATTGGGCTCTGTTGCTCATCTGTGAGTCTGTGACTATGTTTTTGTGTAAGACGAATTTATaggtatcaattataaaatattaaaactttaaattaacaaatatataatgattaataagtatataagtaatataactaaatattcttatcaattgattaaaattaatattataaatgagtaTGCGAACGATCACGTAAATTTCGCAGGACGAAGAACACATGTacacaatgtatttatttatattggtgtgtaatattattgcaGTTTGTCATTTTGCAATAGTATATTTACTAACCATTTGAAATCGAAATAATCGAATCATATATGTATCCAGCTGTCAAGTTTCAGCTAGATATATCACAGATTTATCTATTAAAGTAAGgttatattacttgtattacatatatagtCTTTAATAGTTTGATTCTCACGTCAaccaacataattataatttataacagctcacttttttataacaatttttccttatttattatcagtttaacttatttttagctacaattataatacacgtTATTTATATGACTAATGACTATAGGTCGTACATACGGGTATATACACTACACAAAGTATAtcggtgtacataatattatatacgtatgtatcaAACAGTAGGTACTTTTTTctcaatttgtatataatacatatatttaacagttattatagtgttctaaagaaaataatgttttttggtGCACTTAAATGTTTGTTTTCGCATTTGTAACGACCGGAGAAATACATTGTTGTTATAGGTACTTGTTGTGTCTTTATGTCTTatgtgcatataaaatatattataagtaaataaacttTCTTCGTTTGTATATTGAATCATATACGTATCATTTATATCTAcctattataaagttattttataataatttaaacgtgtCAACGTGTgtcaataatatacgtattataatatgatatttttattaattagtatttgttttactatgtatttataatttttgagattgatttgaaaacaattatttttttgattggatacatacatattatatagtacatatatatctTAGGATGACGGCGGATTACgagtgattataaaattataaaaaaaaaaccaaaccacTTGATCTGCTGTATAACAGGTTTTAACACGGTTACACACATAGGCGTGTGTAGACTTTAATTTCCGATCGAGCCTGGAAGAATTAGTgcccctaatttttttttgacacatTAACATACTAGGTACATACAttctaattgtaataattataaatttaaaactgtataatatgtatatacctatacaaatatagaATCAAGTTGTATGTGCAATGTGTATACGACATTAATGTGCTAGGCATaagtacttgtatattttttaagttaaaacttaatataatagtgCGTTAtagaatatatcatattatacaatataatgtagataattgTATGTCTTATAGCCAACATTTTTTAGGGTTGGTGAATTTACAATCAATGAAATGATGTCCTGTCAAATGGCAAATGGCCACAAGTATAATATCCAGAGTTTAACGACATGCAGAGTTAGTGGGTCTCCGATGCGAGCCGATTTACAAAAGGCAGTGGTAAACAATTTACTGCGGGGAAGGATACCGATCAAACAAGGGTACGGTTCAACTGAACAGGGTATTTTAACGGTTTGGTCGATGGATTCGGGTATAGGTACCGTCAGAGACGGATCTGTCGGGAGACCAGCAGATggtataaaaatcaaagttagtcgtataaaaaaattgtttgtcgtggttattaattaataattatattttaaacatcgtTTTTAGATCGTTAGCTTAAAAACTGGCGAATATGTTGGACCCAATACTGAAGGCGAAATTCGTATTAAATCGGTGTCCAAAATGATGGGATATGTCAACGACATGAAAAAAACGATTTGTTCGTACGACGAGGATGGTTGGTTCAGGAGCGGTGATGTTGGATACTATACGGACGATTGCTGTTTGTTCATTGTCGGTCGGATTAAAGAGTTAATGATTTACATGGACGAACAGGTACAATGAGATATTCGATTTAGAATTTCGATCGAAAAACCTTGTGACATTCTTAACATCACGctattacatatatacttacataataatatatattatataaatgttcatAGATCGCTCCGGTCGACATAGAAACCGTTTTATTAAGTCATCCTGCCGTGCTCGAGCGTGGAGTGACGGGCAAATACAGTGTTCACGGAGATTTGTTGGTAGGAGTTGTCAAAGTCAAATCTGGTCAAAATGTCGCACCCGACGTACTCGTATCGTATGTCAATGGTAAGATTCTACAGAcatggataataatatgttccgcCGAAATGTGTTTATAGTTTCTTGTTGTCAAgattttggtaaatatttttcagatagAGTAAAAGACCACGAGAGACTGCGTGGCGGTATTATATTCGTAGACGATGTGCCTAGAGGTCGATCCGGTAAATTGCAACGAGAAGAACTTCTTAAGCTCGTACGATAATTGtatttgcatacaattaattattatcaataaaaagaacataacagtataatatggaATTTTTTCACCCGATCAACAGATGGTTAACTGTTTACGTATGTacacaataattaaatgaaaataggtAGTCATGCACGATTATACGAACTGTAGGTATTAAGtagatatactgtataatatagtataagtattcCATActtgtattttcatattttataaaagtaaaattgttttagtgAAGTAATTACTAAGCAGTTCTCAAAATTtgaattgaaaaacaatttaaaaaataaaagcgcAAAAGTGTAAAAAAATGTCACATTGTAGAGAAAATATGATATTGATCTCAAAACagttaattagttaaataaaaaagaacaaaattaaataattaaatatacattagtaCGTTATAACTGAAGTATGTAGTTTGGTGGTAGTGACAAAATAAgatgattcattaaaaatcaagcaACATTTAACCAAgttaaaaaaaagcaatatttgCACAGTTGAGAATATTTTAGAGGTTAGGGAATACTATATTTACATAGCATAATGTCttggaatattttataaatgttgagaataaaataataattaattttaattaatatttaatattttaaattttataaatttcaattttgagGTATagctatacaattattttgaattctaatttagtttaaaaaatgtattgttttatgttaatcatattattatgaatctttttataaaaaatgtttaaaaattgtaatattcatAAATGTCTCAAAAAGAACTTAAAATTtcctaaataatgttaaattgtatcatgtccaaaaatattaacattttgtaaaaagatcagtgatatttaacataaaatttattttgtacaaaaatatctTGTATccattaaaatggttttattattgGCTTGTCTTGGTTAAGTACTAGTTTACTTTTGACTCTTCCCCTCTTATACTACCTACAAACTAGATCCTGTTTTTGACCCAAACCACTCTCAAAGTTGAATAATTAAGCATTTTTACTACCTATTCCAAAAGGTGATGGACAGacacgtaaaaattaaaaaagaacatcattgtaaaatcaatacatacgTTGTTTTGCTCATAAtatgaattcaataaaaaaactataattgtatatagcGATACCATCTAGCGACGAAAGTCTACAACCTGCGATATGAAATAAGGCTTCGTTAAATGAAAATCCAGAACTGTACTAGGGTCTAGgtttgaaacataataatattgtacaatgtaaCAGTTGTTaggagtatatataattatatatatatatacatatatatatatatgtgtgtgtgtgtgtgtatgtgtgtgtgtgtgtgtgtaatatatatatttacataatacatttttaattaaaacaattaattggtttcataatacattacacatgtattactattatactaaaccagtattattttatactgttcaaatcctttgaaatttaaattattaaacgattAAAGTTTAACATTGTATGCACGAATATcttgaaattaaaaagaaaaattcctaacacttaaatattacatcaaatattttaatataaaattatactatacaattttaataaataatatatgattatatttaatattttttttatatcaatctcCAATTTAATTGGTCAAAAGTGCATTATGTACCTcacatatatagtattatatacagtataattattatatttaatattgtcgtGTAAAACAATTTCTTATACTTATACGATTTATCAATTGATaagatctataaaatatatacatcaaatataggacggaaatattttttttattgttgtcgaataacaaaattataatgtgttaaGATAAAAATCGAAacttttaaagattaaaatgaGCCAAACTCATCTATCCACGattgatatttttcaatgtCTTGACTGGTAACAGTTTTTCGACACCTCTCAATAGCTTCATTAAAATCTTGGACCGTTACTGGTAAGTCTATGTCAGCACGTTTTATGTTCTTGATTTGGTCCGGAGTTTGTCCGACGATCTTACGTCTCATGCCCATCATAGCTGCGTCCCGGCAGACGTTAGCAATATCCGATCCTGTGTAGCCTCTTAATTTGTTAGCTACGAATCTATAATCGAATGATTCGTCCAAGTTTACGCCTTCCAAGCACAGTTTCAACAACGTTATCCGCGACTCGTCTAGtaatcaacaatttatattttttatttataggctGTTATACTACAACAGGTTctggaatatatttataaattataattaacaattaatataaaatatgtatatgcatacaTCGAAAAACGAAACTGTTGATAAAATTTGTGCAAATGAGTATGAACTCggctaaaaaatatatgtttgtttATAACATTGTTTGTAAGCTCGACTCGAAAATAgaggttattaaaaatattataaactcaacATAAATGACTcgtaattatgatataatttgtaattttaaaaacactaaactttaaaaataaaagtagaaaatcataatatgggtatttaaaaatgtataattttataattgacataactattgttttaaaataagataaaacgAACTgtacaataggtaggtacttataagttataactaatttaagttattacaatttttcataaattatagtataacaaaaaaacatattggaaagtataatgactataatgagAATCATCTTCTTgtcatatgttttttaaataatgtttgataGTAATAAttctcgtaaaaaaaaaatagaatccAGTTTACCCTTGTTATGGAGtccaattaaatcaaataaacactattaattatacatgtttGATTTTGATTACAgattatttcaacatttttatatttttatagtactaagcgcattttatgaaaaatacaattaccaTTTGGTAACGGCAAATATATTCTCTTTTCGAAGCGTCTTCTGAAAGCGTCATCAATATCCCATGGATGATTAGTGGCTGCCAGAACCATGATAGATGGGGTATTTTCTTcgtcactatattataatgttataaataattcgattttttgaataataaatgtcacgtatgttaggttaggttaggtaatcaATTATTCATGTCTAGAAATATTCACCTGGACGAGTTTAAGCCATCCATGTGAATCAAGAGTTCTGCTTTAAACCTCCTAGACGCTTCGTGTTCGCCTTCGGAACCCCGTAAGGAACACAGCGAGTCTACTTCGTCTATGAATATTGTTGACGGCGAATGGATTTTTGCCATTTCAAACAATAATCTGACCAATTTCTCCGATTCTCCTCGGTATTTAGACGTCATCGTAGACGAGGAAACGTTGAAAAACGTCGTCCCGCATTCGGTAGCCACAGCCTTGGCCAACATTGTCTTTCCGGTACCGGGCGGACCGACCATTAAAACACCCTTCCACGGTCTCCGGATACCCTACAAAACCCAACATCGTTATTCAACTATATATGTCAGCTGTAATAGTAGGTAAGTATAAACACCtagtatactattaaaatattgtaatgtcaCTGTATACCAGTATGGGATGTTTTCTTAATAGTATACACCTATTATTAATTGTGAATTTGGGAATACGAATagaatattttgtcattttgattaaaataatagaaataaatgataaatgttatataataataaaatcaaaccaTAATAACATAACACCATGACATCATAGTCTATAGTCTAATAATCTAtatgcttttataatataatatgaatctataatttatataagctgaaacgttttaacataatattacaaacatcatgatatttatatattatattttatatacattattataatatatttataacaatgatatgtaatatataatgtataatgtgcaCAAGAACTTTAGAAagtagattattaaattatattagtatacgtGTGATACTAAATATAACGGCatcataaatcattttaataagtcAATATTTCTTAATctctatatatttaatgattatgtGCTGTTTATACTGAATACTATACGTTTAGATATCGATTATGACTAATCTTTGATTTTTACAGCATATTAGATCTCAAGCTACTGCTTGACTGTCTCAAGCTATAGCTTATACAgagctatatattttataaaatgtaacctATTGgcgcataaatatttatattttaacataataatgtaggtgCCTATATTGTACACAATACTACGTTTACGTACCTTAAAAAAATCGGGCATCAGCATCGGTAGCACCATGGCTTCTTGTAGTAAAGTTTTCGCGTGCTTCAATCCAGCGATCCGATCCCATTGGACATTGGGATTCCTTTGTAAAATGTCTTTTTCGATGATGTCTACCAGATGAGGCTCATAACCAATGACGGTTTTGGTTTTCTGCGGTTGTTTCTTATGGTCTGTGGGTCGAGGAGCCGTCGACGGCGTAGAATGATGAAGGGGCGGTATGACAGGCTTTGTTCTATATCCACCAGGATGTGAACAACACCTTTCAACACGaacacaaaatattgtttacaatataagGTCATCTGTATAAAATACTTCGTTTACCTGTCCCTTCTTGTGTGTATAGCGGGCAATAACTCTGGATCTCTTTTTCTTAAAGAAGCGGCCCATTTCTCTGATGGACCGTTTGGTTTGTATTGTTGCTGATTATTATTACCGTTAGAAcgattatctaaatataatatttcaacttttagctgccaataataataacttagttaaaattgttttatttattaagtgtaTATCTTACCATTATTTGCACGATTAGCGTTGGATGCTAAATTTTGTGTTTGCGTTTGTTGTGACGAGGATCTGTAAAGGTGTGATCGTTTTGACGATTGGTTTGTTCGTCGAACGGGTTTAGAAAAAGATGCAAATGATGAAAATGGATCTAACAATGAGTCCATCATACGAGCAACTTCTTGTTGAACTATCCATCCTGACGGTCTATTATTAGATAGtctggttttaaaaataaagttatacgaattaatatttaaatctaaatcgAATAGGAAAACTAACCACAATATTCAAAActacaacagtataatatatcagcCTGCTGCAACACGAAGCATGCTGCCgaacacaatttattaaaataactaatacctaatataatatcacagtgGGTCAATGAATTTCATTATGCTTCCTCGGGGGATCAAAAACCGTAGGGAAATTGTTCAACGAAACCTAAACAAAGCGTTCTTGGCATTACTATACaaatctataataatgtatatacaatttagcGTCGTATGAAAAGAATTGACAAGCATTACCCAACTTAAAAGAAGCTCATAATAAATAGAACTTttcaataaaaactatacaattgaattattattaggaCATAGCATAATATTAGCGCTgggaataataatacaaaagcaATTACAGAATTTAAACAACCCGTAACTTAAactcaactttttttaaagtaagCGTTCTTACTAACCGACAACACATCAAAATCGTTTCCAAATTTTATACTCAATAGCACAATTAACAATAggaagcaaaaataaaatacgaataaataCAAAGACGAGTATGAAcaacttatttttatcatattaaaacacttaaaaaacaTTTGACTTCTAAACTATACTATTAAATGACTTTGATGACAGTTAACAGGTATTCCTGATCATAGATATGGTATCTATACTATAGATATCCTACATCCTTCCTAGGCCAATAGGTCTTGGTGCTTGCCTTGAACTAACATTTCAACTTTCAAATATACTTACATGTAACATATGAAGGCTGTCAGTATAAAAGAAATACACATCCACCGTGCTTATGGATTccaaattatcaattatattaaattgcatttcatttatcataaattagcataatattatgataattattattaatcatcatcaatattattattattctaaacattataaattaagttacaGTGCTAGGGTATAGATGTAAatggtgtaatatattatatattaggtgaCTGTGTAAACTAAAACATAAcgccaataataatttataatacattgaatatatgattataagtaGTATCAGAatgaataacattaaaatacaaataaatcacaACTCTGAATAGAATCATATTACATATCAGTACTCCAGAAATAAGACCATATTAGCTATCCTCGCTTTTTTCTATTCATTATATAACGTAGAAAAATACATTAGTTTACGAGCGTACAAATAAATTGCATCATAATATACTAGCCATTATCCAcatgacaaaaatatataatacaattattgtaactttcaataaaacatttaattaaaaaaacactaaaaatagaAATACCTTTACTTTTCAATGTCAATGTTGACAactcattaataaaaattgattgaaaattactttaaatgaaatttattttcgtgagtaaatattatatcatgatgaTACTAAAATaagaatcgtaaaaaaaaataacacatcatttaataaatataataaatacaactagaaaatttgaaactaaaattaagaaaactattcaataaaaaaaaacatatgcgAAATTGAagttttttgcatattttaaaatcctgactattattattatcatacaatttatagCAATGAACTATATacaactatagtataatatcagagtgatttacattttaaataattaaaaaaatgctaaATATTAGTGTTTCATAACTTGTATAGATTTAATCACTATACACGGTAATtgacttatattaaattattaattttatgtttatgtttatccACCAGCGTTTTGTCTAGAAAAGGTAATCACCAACTCACCAGGCTGTGtactttatagaaaaataaataatgcagtGTAATATAGCTTGTGCTATCAGCGAAAATGATTTCTGGCAATCGAGATTCCTctatcataatacaatataaaggtgtataaaaattatattatgtcagaATATCCGttcttattttcttaaattattcgttattagtatgataagtaaaataagtataattaataaattgaattgatATCAATGGTAAATGTGTGtgcttattaaattatcaagccATATCCAAAAAgatagtttataatatgtaatgtggGTAAACAAagacaatacaaatattatatattatgattttagtgGGGTACTTACTGAAAAAATGGATCATTAAAAAAAggattattatgcataatattaatccacgttatattttaatacattaaaattgtaactaatatattataatataattatataatatgaataagatTTGTTGAAATGAATAAAcgtgaataaaatatgaatataatacatatactatgGTAGGCGTTCATACTATAAAGCGATACAAACGTGTAGCCATAGTAATGAAACATGGTTACGGATAATGGGtcgaaatcataataaaataactatataatatatatatcatattttttaataaatttcacttATTTCGAAAACATATCTTTACGTATTGTGTTGATAACGAATAAAAAACacaacaacaattttaattatgttaaataaacatttaaattgagAAATTATATCCACATAATAATGTGTACTGTGTAGCTATATAGTTTAGAGTTATACACAAGATTGTacggagataaaaaaaaatgtttaatattcaataataattttaatagtgtgTAAGTGTGTTATAAAGAAATGACATCCATTCTTCAATTTGttgacgataaaaaataattatctagttATTTTGTAgatatgtattatgataataataataattcattaatatcatACAGTCATAACCCGTTTTTATTTCAAACCTAAAACGtacccaaaaattattttattttaaaaatatattagcatccttatttgaatataaacgGGAACAGAAATGTGATTAAATAGGTCAAAAACACTTGTCACGCAACCCTTTTTCAAAAAAGCATATACTTTGGTATAGATATCAACCAAAAAGGAAATGCCGAATTTCACTTCGCCAACATACGCGTGTCTAATTTCATTGACCTCCTCTGGCCCCAACATCGATCGATAGACTTTACATGTTTTCTTTATAGGCAAACATAACTGACACATTTTTTGACATaagtaagtttatatttttatttcaagtgAGCGTTTTAAGTACtattatattggttatatataattcatgttACTATTCCTATTTTTggttttagaatataaattattgctcggataattaatttttggttaAACTATAAACTTCGACATTTTTTctcatgcataaaatatatttttaatattcgataATTTTCAAGTCATATATAAACTCATCGGAAACAACTTTTTACTTTCTTTACTGAAATAAATAGACAAAATACTTTGATTGGATTgtcaattaattgtaattttattaactcatactattttttaattagttctcatttattcacattttattatacatttatatgttaaatcataattattatgtttgattcGAAGActgctattataaaattattaagtagtagtaataagaattaaatatatcattaaaataaattatatatgtctGAAAGGCACATTCTATTTGTATCGtcaaattacaatacaaaaaacTGGATATATAtccacaattaaattaaattatctgttaattatgtatatttatatagcaaCTGTATCTAtagatcaatattataaatagatacttaataagtacctacctaatattttctaataaataataatgattaatgaataattataaattcagcTATCCAGTATCCATTAATAACtatgcatttaaattgttacttttcttagaacttaaaaaaataactaaatatatgtattgaatgatTGCATAATACAACGCatattttatagacaaaatGATTTGGTGATAAATGAttcattaactaaaaataattatacggcagaatatttataaaaatattgtttaatttaataaattcacattttattttacagacaACCTTgggaaattaaaaatcaaatcaaccCAAAAGGCACGCTGTCCgaataaacataacataattgacattataaatattcaaaatttaaatgtgtttattaatttatattctatacatttattatactattatgtataataaaaataataattgagtgAAAATCAACTAACAATATACCCGCATACGCATATACGAGGTCGAACTTGCCCATATTttagataatgaaaaaaaaaagaattaattaatttaattcaaaatacacgaaagttgttt is a genomic window of Rhopalosiphum padi isolate XX-2018 chromosome 4, ASM2088224v1, whole genome shotgun sequence containing:
- the LOC132930369 gene encoding katanin p60 ATPase-containing subunit A1-like isoform X1 gives rise to the protein MYCVPSGQCAVSSRVRCVQLQRTGPPFTDVVMVHVDGVTADQRRKVFAVQSHPHSITIATVGGGPATGLNGLILPPVNGYGLSNNRPSGWIVQQEVARMMDSLLDPFSSFASFSKPVRRTNQSSKRSHLYRSSSQQTQTQNLASNANRANNDNRSNGNNNQQQYKPNGPSEKWAASLRKRDPELLPAIHTRRDRCCSHPGGYRTKPVIPPLHHSTPSTAPRPTDHKKQPQKTKTVIGYEPHLVDIIEKDILQRNPNVQWDRIAGLKHAKTLLQEAMVLPMLMPDFFKGIRRPWKGVLMVGPPGTGKTMLAKAVATECGTTFFNVSSSTMTSKYRGESEKLVRLLFEMAKIHSPSTIFIDEVDSLCSLRGSEGEHEASRRFKAELLIHMDGLNSSSDEENTPSIMVLAATNHPWDIDDAFRRRFEKRIYLPLPNDESRITLLKLCLEGVNLDESFDYRFVANKLRGYTGSDIANVCRDAAMMGMRRKIVGQTPDQIKNIKRADIDLPVTVQDFNEAIERCRKTVTSQDIEKYQSWIDEFGSF
- the LOC132930370 gene encoding luciferin 4-monooxygenase-like — translated: MMSCQMANGHKYNIQSLTTCRVSGSPMRADLQKAVVNNLLRGRIPIKQGYGSTEQGILTVWSMDSGIGTVRDGSVGRPADGIKIKIVSLKTGEYVGPNTEGEIRIKSVSKMMGYVNDMKKTICSYDEDGWFRSGDVGYYTDDCCLFIVGRIKELMIYMDEQIAPVDIETVLLSHPAVLERGVTGKYSVHGDLLVGVVKVKSGQNVAPDVLVSYVNDRVKDHERLRGGIIFVDDVPRGRSGKLQREELLKLVR
- the LOC132930369 gene encoding katanin p60 ATPase-containing subunit A1-like isoform X2, producing the protein MSEGSRNVEFEIQMTVPVTTRHLYKLPPGLSNNRPSGWIVQQEVARMMDSLLDPFSSFASFSKPVRRTNQSSKRSHLYRSSSQQTQTQNLASNANRANNDNRSNGNNNQQQYKPNGPSEKWAASLRKRDPELLPAIHTRRDRCCSHPGGYRTKPVIPPLHHSTPSTAPRPTDHKKQPQKTKTVIGYEPHLVDIIEKDILQRNPNVQWDRIAGLKHAKTLLQEAMVLPMLMPDFFKGIRRPWKGVLMVGPPGTGKTMLAKAVATECGTTFFNVSSSTMTSKYRGESEKLVRLLFEMAKIHSPSTIFIDEVDSLCSLRGSEGEHEASRRFKAELLIHMDGLNSSSDEENTPSIMVLAATNHPWDIDDAFRRRFEKRIYLPLPNDESRITLLKLCLEGVNLDESFDYRFVANKLRGYTGSDIANVCRDAAMMGMRRKIVGQTPDQIKNIKRADIDLPVTVQDFNEAIERCRKTVTSQDIEKYQSWIDEFGSF
- the LOC132930369 gene encoding katanin p60 ATPase-containing subunit A1-like isoform X3; amino-acid sequence: MMDSLLDPFSSFASFSKPVRRTNQSSKRSHLYRSSSQQTQTQNLASNANRANNDNRSNGNNNQQQYKPNGPSEKWAASLRKRDPELLPAIHTRRDRCCSHPGGYRTKPVIPPLHHSTPSTAPRPTDHKKQPQKTKTVIGYEPHLVDIIEKDILQRNPNVQWDRIAGLKHAKTLLQEAMVLPMLMPDFFKGIRRPWKGVLMVGPPGTGKTMLAKAVATECGTTFFNVSSSTMTSKYRGESEKLVRLLFEMAKIHSPSTIFIDEVDSLCSLRGSEGEHEASRRFKAELLIHMDGLNSSSDEENTPSIMVLAATNHPWDIDDAFRRRFEKRIYLPLPNDESRITLLKLCLEGVNLDESFDYRFVANKLRGYTGSDIANVCRDAAMMGMRRKIVGQTPDQIKNIKRADIDLPVTVQDFNEAIERCRKTVTSQDIEKYQSWIDEFGSF